The following is a genomic window from Papilio machaon chromosome 7, ilPapMach1.1, whole genome shotgun sequence.
TTAcatgtttgttacaaaataattattgtaataaacataTCTATGATAGcctaaatacaaatttttagcgtaaatttaatataactctTTCCatgaaaatcattaaatatgtcgataacataataatttatctagcaaagtaatttataaaataagtgaattgtattaattattgttatgacttgatattattatacataagaTAATCtaataacaaatgaaatgaaacataTAAAAGACGTAATATGTGATAATCGAACAGAATCAATCTCATTTGATATGCGCAGTAGTAACAAAAAACCCGAGCCGACTGAACGTACTGACCATATCCCCGCTAGAttgtttaataagttttttcctCTTATTCACTCGCGTTAAAAGGTAAACAAGTTCTACTAAGGTCAACATTAGCTGTCGTCAGTGACCAGTCCGCTGCCATCCGTTGGTGAGGTCATACATCAGCGCAAGAGgctatcaaattaaaatgaagactacagttattttatttatcgtatTTCTTGCGTGTATCAGCGTGACCTATGGAAAAGATTTGATTACGGGAACTAGTTTTAATGGCAGATTAATATGGCAAGAAAAAGTCGAATACAATGCTATTCCACTAAAGAAGAGAGTCAAGGAAGTTTTCTTCTCGGATCCAGGACAGCAACTTATTAAGGTATGTGCAATAACGCGTTTCAAACAAATTAGAACATTGTCGTTTATTCAAGGAATACGTGTTTTGGGACcgagaataaattataaagttatgcaacataaaatatttaactgcaATCATTACtaactaaaaactatatatctactagctgtcgcccgcgactccgtccgcgcgcagttaaaaaaaattagcaataaattaaaattgcgactataatttgagatttaaactatcctatctctcaagttggatcgaactgcacatggtgtgcgaattttattataatcggttaagtggtttaggagtccattg
Proteins encoded in this region:
- the LOC106714091 gene encoding probable salivary secreted peptide, with protein sequence MKTTVILFIVFLACISVTYGKDLITGTSFNGRLIWQEKVEYNAIPLKKRVKEVFFSDPGQQLIKGIIARDLDHTDGYATITAGGVGFSYANIRLKSERGSGLNYQVEVYV